TgcggctgccacttgtgatgccgccAGCCCATACCCGTGCAGTTTGGGTATCAGCTACTCCGcctccagtctagctccctgctgacacgCTTGGGAAaccggcagaagatggtccaagtgcttgggccccagccacctatgtgggagacccggatggacttctgggctcttggcttcagcctggcccagtcttggcttgtggccatttggggagtaaaacagtggatggaatctctctctctctctctctctctctctctctctctctctccctttcacataaatacatctttaaaaaaaaaaaaaaagcacatcacTTCATCCGTCCTGGACTCAGTTTCCTCAAGACCACTATGGGGATAACAACAGAACCTACCTAAGGGCTGCTGGGAGAATCAGAGGGCCAGATCAGTAAAATGCAGGGCACAGAGTTGGGACGAAGGAAGTGGAAACTCCTTCCTCCAACTGCCAGCTGATCTCTGCACATGTTCTTGAAGACCCAAGGGAGAGGAGGCCCAGAGTGGAACAGTTCACTGGCTTCTTCATAGAGAACATGGCCAGAGCACTTGCTGGGACAGGTGAGGCTGTCAGTGTAGGCAGAGGGCCTGAGACCCTCGGGGGACCACCTGTCCAGGCCCACACAAGGACTGAAGAAAGGAACATAGGTGTGTGATTACACACGGCTTCCCACATTAGCTCAGGATctggcagttttattttttaaatatatatcttttaataaaaatttatttatttacttgaaaaacagatcgatctttcatctgctgatttactttccaaattGCCACAGTGTCCAggaatgggccaagccaaagtcaggagccaggaacaacttggtctccttcgtgggtgcagggtcccaagcccttggggcatcttccactgctttcccaggcgcattagcagggagctggatagcaagtggagcagccaggactatatgggatgccagcactgtaggcggggCTTTACTTGTTATACCACAATGCAGTCCCCAAGAGCTGACAGTTTCAAGaggtctattttctttttctttttaggatttatttcatttatttgaaagggagagttacagagagatagagacagagatcttccatctgctggctcactccccagatggctacaacagccagggctgggccaaacagaagccaggagcttctcctgggtctcccacaggggtgcagaagtgccatcttgcactgccttcccagctgcatcagcagggagtcgCACTGGGAGTGGaactgccgggactcaaactggcatccacgtgggatgcAGTGCCAtacgcggtggctttacctgctgtgccacgacactgACCCAGAGTCCTGTTTTAGATAACCTCCCTCTAGGCagtgtgatggctcaggtaattgggctcctgacacctatGTGACAGACCTGGATCCAGTTCCTTCctgctcttgatttcagcctggcccagacccagccactgtgggcagctggggagtgaaccagtagatgggcacTCACTGTCTgcttgcctctctgcctctcagataactttaaaaattcaaatatcctccttttaaaataatgtcagttattaaataaatttagttATACTAACATATTCATTCACATTAAATTCCATCAATGTCATaaatagaaaatcaaaatatTGAACAAATATAAGGaaccaatttaaaaagaaacctaaGCACAAACAATAGCAAAAACCCATGAAGATAAGGAAGCGTCATATCAAAGTCTAGATGTTTGAAGTCCGTGAACCCCCAAGTTGGGGAGTGCTGTTTAAATAAGGAGAGGTTATGggggctgccacctgtagtgtcaccacccatgagtgccagttcaagtcccggctgctccacttccaatccagctctctgctatggtttgggaaagcaggggaagatggcccaagtccctgggctccaggaGCTCCTGACGTCTAACTGTTgcccccatttggggagtgaagcagcggatggatgaccaacctcctccctctctctctctgcctctctgtaactctgcctttcaaataaataaatctttaagaaaaaaaaaaaagtaagacttACCTACATGGTTACATGGCCTTAGGAACCCAACAGAATCACATTGTTCAAGAAGAATAAACACAGTGGGtgggctgttgtggcacagcaggttgagctgctaccccaaatgtccacatcccatatcagggggctggctggagtcccagctgcccattttttttttttttttttttgacaggcagagtggacagtgagagagagagagagagagagagagaaaaggtcttccttttccgttggttcaccccacaatggccgctgcggctggtacgttgtggccagcgcaccgcactgatccgaaaccaggagccaggtgcttctcctggtctcccatgcaggtgcagggcccaagcacttgggccatcctccactgtactccggggccacagccgagagctgacaggaagaggagcaaccaggacagaatccggcgccccaaccgggactagaacccggggtgctggcgccgcaagcagaggattagcatagtgagccctGTCAGCTGCCcattttcaatccaactccctgttactGCATCCAAGGAGGCAACGTttccaagaatttgggccctgcctcccatgtgggagacccagatgcaatttgggtctcctggctttggcctgccctggctgttgcaggcatctgggaagtgaaccagcagatggaaactcgatctttccctctatttctctctctgctgctctttcaaatatatgaaaataaatgaataaacatttttaaaaatccaaagaatcacaatgtgaaagaaaaaatagCCACCACAGATTAAGCTTACAATTAAGGCCTGACAGTAAATATTATTATAGcctcaaaaaaattaatgtatttgtcAGGTCCATAAATGGAAAATGGGCAAAACCTGTAAACAAACAACCAAGTTCAGAATATCCCCAAACAGAATAAGAGGATATTTTTAGTGAAAAAATGCATAATAGATACTTTGGTTCTTTCTGCTGGGTTCAGGAAGGATGGTTCTATAAACAGGCATGGACTCCACCAGCACACACGGCAATAATCGCTCCACAAACATTTGCACGTGAGTAAGAGCAAGCAGAACAGGCTGACTGAAGGGAAAACAGATCTTCAGCAGGCATCCCAATCAGGCCTCACTtcgcctcctcctctctgtccatACTAGAAGGCTAGAAGGCGGCAGTTTAAGGACGAGCTACTTCCTCTCCTATGGGCTTCAGTTTCCCCAACTATAAATGATATGTTTGAAATACGTAACATCAAGAGATTTTCAGGTCCCAAGATAGAGATTATGTCTCCACGTTAACTCGGCTTTGCTCTTATGCCAACTCCTAATGCCCAGTGGGGGACATGGCCCAAGATCCACGTCCTCCAAGGGGGCAGACATCCGGGACCCAGGGTGAAGATGCTGTTTGctatgcccacatcccttatcaaagGGCCTGGGTCtgtgtcttggctctgcttccaattccagcttctcgcTGAcacaccccctgggaggcagcaggtgatggctcaggtactcagGTCTCTGCCTTCcttgtgggaaacttggattgggatctgggctcctggctttggcctggctcggccctggctattgcaggcatttttaggtgaaccagaagataaaagatacctctctctctgcctttcaattaaaaaaaaaaaatgaagtgggaCTCCTTATCTCACTCTACAaattaaaattagtacaaaatGGATCAATTGCCTAAATGTAAGTTAAAACTATAAAACCATTAggagaaaacaaagggaaaactTTGATGACCTTGGATTTGGCAACAGATTCGTAGGACAACAAAAACACGAACCACAAAAGGCAAAACAGGTAAGTTGGTCTTCATCAcaactaaaaatatttatgtaccaAGTTCATTAGCAATAAAATTAGGACAGCCTACAGAAGTCAAGAAAACATTTGCAGATCACAGAACAAAGTTCCAACATCCAAAATGCCGAGACAACTCTGACAACTgaacaaaaaaaagacaaaaatgtaatTATAAAGGGACAGAGGGGCAGCAGGCATGTGGCCTGATAGCTAAGACGtccgcatcccacactggaggacctgggtttgatttctggttctggcctctgattccagctccctgctaatgcagaccctgggaggccgcatgatggctcaagttactgggtttttttttgttttgttttgtttttgtttttgttttttttttttgacagagtggacagtgagagagagagaagagagaaagatctttctttgccattggttcaccctccaatggccgctgtggccggcgcatctcgctgatccgaagccaggagccaggtgcttctcctggtctcccatgcaggtgcagggcccaaggacttgggccatcctccactgccttcccgggccatagcagagagctggcctggaagaggggcaaccgggacagaatccagcaccggcggccattggagggtgaaccaacggcaaaaaggaagacctttctctctgtctctctctctcactatccactctgcctgtcaaaaagaaaaaaaaaaaaaaggctgatgtTACATTTACTTCCAATTGAAAAAAAAGGGACAGAACCATTTGTCTCGGTCATTTCTAGCTCCTCAATAACTTCAAGTTTCAGGGCCCAAACTCTGCCTTCCCTGAATTCTGCCTGCATTGTTACTTGcttctgggtttttgtttttttttttaattgattcaactttttaacttttttggaaGGAACTACACATAGAAAATATCACCCATCAGAAGATCTCAAAAAGAAATCCCCCATTCCTTTCCCAATCactttgttaaaaaacaaaacaaaataaaaacagtaaagttGCTCTGAGCAACACTAAacattttcaagtttttattgttcttttaacTTTAGAAATGACTGGTTATGTAAAATGGATCCTGGATGTTAGAATGGAGTAAGGATCAGTTATCCTCATTAAATACAAGTTGCTTatggtgagacacagagagagtcttttttaaaaagccagaatTAAAAGTAGGTATATCCCACActgcggctcatttggctaatcctcagattgtggcgctggcaccccgggttctagtcccattcggggcaccggattctgtcccggttgctcctcttccagtccagctctctgctgtggcccgggaaggcagtggaggatggcccaagtgcttgggccctgcacctgcatgggagatcaggaggaggcacctggctcgtggcttcggataggctcagtgcactggccgtagcagccatttggggggtgaaccaacagagggaagacctttctctgtctgtctctctcactaactctgtcaaataaataaaataattttaaaaaacaagttaaaTTATTGAAAGAGACAGCCTTTTTGTTTGGCGGCTCAGAGTTAGAGCTATGTCCGTGCACTGCCCCAAATCCTGTGCTGGGTGGACTCTCAGTGTGTCACCCTCCCTGGAGGGGCTGTTTCTAGTCATTTCTCCAATGACATCTGCTTTGCACGAAGCACCACTGCACTGTCACATCATTTTCTTAGGAGATAGCCCTTATCTCTGGCCCTggtttacagataagaaaactaggGCTCAGAGAACTCAGGCTTGCTCCAGATCTTACAACTAGAGACAAACCCAGGCAGAATCTGAATCATTGACTGCAATGTCGACCACTAGGCCAGGGTTTGCAAATTCCCATGTTCACCAGGACAGCTATGGTTAAcgtgagacacagaggaagcacaTCAATCACAGCTTGGCTCTTCATTCTGACAAGCAAAGGGCTCACGGCTCCCCTCCTTCCTGAGACATTCAGCCCTTTGGCcaaccttctgctttcccagaaataGTTCTCTGTCATAACAAAATCATCAGGGCAATGAAATATGGTAACTGACACCTGGCCTCAATGTTAGACAATGGGGCATGGTGGGGactgcagcagatggaagggagaGGTCAGGCCTATAAGTGGCAGCCCCCTCTCTAGCTCCAGTCAATGGGTTCTCTGGGCCTGGTGCTGTTGGAGCCTCCaactttcatttattatttattaagatgatgatggtggttgttagtttatttattcaagaagtagagagacaggtagagaaagacagacaggtaTAGAGTTCCATCTGCCGATCTGcacctcaaatgcttgcaatgaccaaggctgggccaggtgaaagccaggagccagggactccatccaggtctcccatgtggatggcagggacccaaccacttgagccatcccccactgcctcctagggtctgcattagcaggaagctccaatctggagcagagctgcgacttgaaaccaggcactctgatatgggagatgGGTGTCCTGAGCAccatcttaacccctaggccaaatgtTGGCCCTTCCTTTATAACTTTCAATTCACAGATAATTCACAAAGGCATTCTCTTTGTAACAACTGAAAACATATGAAGAACTCAAAGCTGCCTTCTACCATTGCCTCCCTCAATCTGATCCTGTCCCCAGAGCAACCACAGCCATCCTTAGTTTGGAGAGAATCCTTACATAcctttttctgaattttctatgTGCCTATACAGGGCCACAGAAAGCCATATGGCTTCTACTTCTcaagtttctcttcttttttaagtatAAGGGTGCTATACTGGCAAAATCATCCTGTAGTTAGTTTTTTCTCTCCACAACTTCCTATGCTGGCAGGTGAGTCCACCTTATCTTTCCTGCAGATTGCAGTCATGGGTGTGTTTACCCAGACCTCTGCTGATGGGCTTGGTTGTTTACACCAGGTGTCATTgctatcttttttcctttttgtccaGACAGCAGAGAAAAGGGTTGTTTTGTTTGCCAAGTGCTCTGCATCATTTACGAGAGATGAAACCACAGGGTGGCCTGTGGAGAGCTGAGAGCTGTGGAATGTTATCACAACAAGGGCACACGCCCCTGGGCAGCGCCAGGGTGCTGGGGGACGGCTGGTGTGAGCAGCGCAGAGGACTCACCACACAGGACCTGCTGACCGACACACTCCCAGGGGTAGTGCTCCATCTTGGGACTGCAGCCGGCCTCCTCGGCACGAGCGTAACAGCAGTCATGGCGGTGGCAACACCTATGGGCAGCAGAGGACAGACCTGTaagtgggggcaggcagggcgcCCTCgtggccatcttcccttgctggGACTATGGGTGAGTGAAGATTATCCCTGTCTGGGAGAGAACGCCACTGGTCCCTGCACGTCCTGCACTGACCCCGTCCCTGGAGTGTTCCTGAGTCCGGTCCCTGCCTGCTTTACTCTGAGTCTCTGAGCTCTAACCCTGGGGCCTCCTCTCTGTTCCCAGAGGgcaccaggccctgcccccactggCCCTGACATTGCCCAGGTTGTGCCCTCTGCCTGGGATGACCCCCTCCACTCTTCATCCTTTCGGACCAGCCCAACCACCAACCCACACCCCAGGATCTCAGCCCGGCCTCCTGCTGTCTCACTTGGCTGTGGCTGTGCCCTTGTTATGCCCTCCCATAAACATACCTCCTTCTCTTCACTGCACTCATTAAAAACCCTGCTCCTGTCTGCAGCCACGGTgtctccagccctgcccaggccctgacATGTCATCAGGCCTCAGTAAACTTCCCCTCAACAATTATGTGAGGAGTTCCCCCAGTTGTCTCTATGCCTGTCAATCATCCACTCATCCTCCCATTCATTCATCCCCTGGAATTCTCTCCATCCACCCATCAGCCTCACTCGTGGAGCTCCTGCCTTGCCCTCTGGAAGGTAGGGAGACAGGTGGCCAGATACGTGCACAGTGAGGTGAGGGGTAAGCAGAGGGGACCTGGGAGCCAGGGGATGGGGCAGACCCGGGAAGGCATCTCTAAGTAGGAAACAAATCACCAAATTGTGGCGGCGAGCAACCAGAGGCAGGAGCATCCAAGGCCCAGGGGAGAATCAAGGCCTCCGGTGACAATCCCAGCTCCCCATCTGGGTCTTTCCTCAAGGCCTTGACTAGCAAGGACCCTCTAGCCTGGGGGCCCAAACGTGCACTCACCAGTCAACGGCATCGCGGGGCTGGCCGTGACCGCCCAGGCCACAGAAGCAGCCGTAGTCGACATAGGCCATGGGGCTTCGGGTGCCGACACAACTCACAGTCCCTGCCAGGTCCAGAATCCCACGCCGGTGCACATGTGACCtcctggaggctggggtggggagggtagGGGTAAACAAAGGTTAGAGGTCGTAGGACAGGGCCTCCCTGGCCCTAGGGAGGGCACTAATGTGAGAAGGGCCTGGGCATTGCAGCTTCACTCCTGGGTTTGAACCTGCCTCCCTAGCTGTGGACACTCACTATCTTCTCTGGGCCTTGGCTTCTTCACCTGTGAGGTGGGGGATGAGGCGGCCTCAGCTCACAGAGTGCAGTGAGGCAAGGCCTGTCAGGCGCCTGGCACGTTCTGTTATCGATATCCTCAAGGCAGCCATGAAAGGAGAAATGAACCAGAGGTCACAACAGGTTGTGGGAGGTCCTACCACTGGGCCTTTGCACAGACTGGTGCTGCTCCTTGGTAGGCCCTGCCAGTCAAGCCCCTGCACCTGGCACAACCCGACTGTAAGCCGTGTATCAAATGTTCATCCCGCTGCCTGTGCAGGAACCGGGCATAAGATCGCTAGCTAGCATCCTTGTCACTGAGAAGGGCTCCTCTGTGGGGCTTCCCAGTCCCTGGGCCTGCCCTGGGACCCTCCTTCCCCTCCAGACACTGACCTGGAGATGGTTGAATCTCTTCCTCTTCACTGCCCACACACAGCTTCCTCCCAGACGGGGAACTCCTTAGCCTGTACCCATCCATGTCCCCATGTCCCGACACAGCTCTGATACACAGTAGGGCCCAATCAATGCATCTGacaggtgaggaagaggaggccagCTGTGGGGAAAGTGacccccacactcacacagccAGCAAGAATCTGAgctcagcctgcaatgccagcttctggCTTGCAAAGCgctgctccttcctcctggccctggagcagcaggggagggaggctgcCAGGGTGCCAGGCCTAGGGGCATTGGCAGCAGAGCGGAGACTCGGGCCCAGGGTGGCCTGTTTGTGGGGAGGTGCTGGACAGAGAGCCAGTGCGCTGGGGGCTGAGCATGCGATCTGTACCTAGAGCGTGTGTCCCTCGCTCAGACTGTGGTGAGAAATCCAGACCAAGTTTCACTCCTGTTTGTTTCTTTCACATGAGGAACCAGGAGCAGCTTCACGTTGGGAGATGGAGATGAATCCATAGGAAGCAAATGTCCTCACTCTTGTCCTCACTCTTCCAGCAGCCTCACCCTTCCCTCCAACCTTCCATGGCTCCCGTGGAGTGTGGCTAAAGCTCAGGGGTCTCACTGTACCCCAAGGCCCTGCATGGGTCACCCCCCACTTCAGTGTCCTCTCTGTGCACTGACACTTGTCACACATGCCTTCTGCTGCACgtgccctccctccaccctccgACAGCTCCCAGCTGCCTCCCCCTGGAATCTGCCTCGCCTACCCCGTGACCCTCACTACCTGTGCTTCTGTCTGCATGTTGGGGGTGAGGGAGGCTCTAGTCTGGAAGTCCTGGGGAGCAGGACCctggcacagaggcagcagctgtGTGGGCAGGTCCTCTGCAGCCACCATTGAACACTAGCACTCTCAGCCCCCCTCCCACAGGGTCCTGGTCCCAACTCCACACAGCAATGCTGTCCCCAGGTGTTCCTCAACCTAGCATGACCACTTTCTGGTATCTCAGAGCCTTTGATCTCTGGAGGGCCCGGGCATGGGGCGGGCACCCAGCCCTGGGTTTGGAACCAAGGAAAACTCCCTTTGTGCCAACATAGGTGGAGCAGGTCATGCTGGGGTCTGTTTGCTCTGTCTGCCCGCATAGCCTCCTCGGGGAGTgccagggctgttgtgggcatccgATGGCCCCaggtctctgagtgtgtgtgtgtgtggatgcccACTGGGCACCTGCATGTGCCCCGGGGCCATCTCAGGTGTCCCTGCGCCACGTGAGTTTGGGCTCCTATCAGAGGAATTGGCTGGTCTGCAGCTGGGCTCTGTCTGTGAACCTGTGCAGCAGCTGTGCACCTGAGTGCCCAGGTGAGTCTGGGGGCTGCTCCCCGTGAGGATCACCAAGGGAACTCTCCAGGGGTGGAAGAGGAGGGGACAGCGTGattcccccaccccttctcccacCCTGTGGCGTCCACCTGGTGATCTTACCTGAGACCCGGGGAGAGGTGACAGGGTCACTGCACAGGACCACAACAGAGGGTGAGGAGGGCTCCGGGGCTGGTGAGGGTTacagtgggtggggtgggggctggggcgggctcTGACCCCTTGGAGGAGTGAGTGAAGGGCGGGAGTCTAAAGAGGGCTGAGGGACAGGGATCCTGGGTCCCTGGGAAAGATacatgggagggcagcagaagagagAGCTGGGGGCAGTAGGGAGGGCCGCAGGAGTCTCGGGAGCCTGGTTTCCCACTCACCCGCTGTGTGTCCCGGCCCAGGTCCCAGTggtggcagcggcagcagcagcagcagcagcagcagcagcattggCAGGCACAGAGGTAGTGGACTGtctgtgggggcaggtgtgggacTATTCTGCTGGCTGCTATAGTCACCCA
This sequence is a window from Lepus europaeus isolate LE1 chromosome 21, mLepTim1.pri, whole genome shotgun sequence. Protein-coding genes within it:
- the PLA2G10 gene encoding group 10 secretory phospholipase A2, with amino-acid sequence MLLLLLLLLLPLPPLGPGPGHTAASRRSHVHRRGILDLAGTVSCVGTRSPMAYVDYGCFCGLGGHGQPRDAVDWCCHRHDCCYARAEEAGCSPKMEHYPWECVGQQVLCGPTEDKCQELVCKCDQEIAHCFAQNEYNLKYLFYPQFLCEQDSPKCD